A part of Sandaracinaceae bacterium genomic DNA contains:
- a CDS encoding putative metal-binding motif-containing protein — MLVLPLLVLVPACASPTSATDAETQVDAACTSESCDNELFCDGVESCVAGSCSAGSPPCQEGCDEANDRCQGCEDLDGDGARDAACGGSDCDDANPIRFPGALEICDAIDRDEDCDPATFGVLDADLDGFADRRCCNVDGGGQETCGTDCDDASAFVNPSAPEVCDLVDNDCDGDTDEDAAPATWYRDADGDGAGNDAMTTTACTPPGGYVLIGGDCDDGSSARRPGRPEICDGVDNDCNTTVDDGTIAGIGADCATGESGECNRGVVVCSGLAGPTCTRRMPPATSESCNALDDDCDTRVDEAVTGVGAGCAVPAAQGVCAAGTRICDGAAGLRCQGPPASMELCSAADENCNGSAYDGFACVPGATAPCSQCGVAGTQTCSAGCSFGSCALAATTAVRRSGTDPVFNFPGSCSPTFGCYFGEGPWQDAYTSPPRRICDGIGLGGVPYRHPNGSDYCIAGGAVVLAPGTYRARVRFNDQGQSATSFRPVLEAWDVTVGPGLVRASASYFTSFSSWNEAELNFTHPGTDCGTYEFRVPYHDTYDYSFQVEWIEYQRTGP; from the coding sequence TTGCTCGTTCTCCCGTTGCTCGTCCTCGTGCCCGCGTGCGCCAGTCCAACGTCCGCAACTGATGCCGAGACGCAGGTCGACGCAGCCTGCACCTCAGAGTCGTGCGACAACGAACTCTTCTGTGACGGGGTCGAGAGCTGCGTCGCTGGCTCGTGCAGCGCCGGGTCACCCCCTTGCCAGGAAGGGTGCGACGAGGCCAACGACCGATGCCAAGGCTGCGAAGACCTCGATGGAGACGGCGCGCGAGATGCGGCGTGTGGAGGAAGTGACTGCGACGACGCCAATCCGATCCGGTTCCCTGGTGCGCTCGAGATCTGCGACGCCATCGACCGGGACGAGGACTGCGACCCGGCGACGTTCGGCGTGCTGGACGCCGATTTGGACGGCTTCGCCGACCGGCGCTGCTGCAATGTGGACGGGGGTGGACAAGAGACGTGCGGCACTGACTGTGATGACGCGAGCGCTTTCGTGAACCCCAGCGCGCCCGAGGTGTGCGACCTGGTGGACAACGACTGTGACGGTGACACCGACGAGGACGCGGCACCGGCCACATGGTACCGCGACGCCGACGGAGACGGCGCCGGCAACGACGCGATGACGACGACGGCGTGCACTCCCCCCGGTGGATACGTGCTGATCGGAGGGGACTGCGACGACGGCTCTTCTGCGCGGCGCCCCGGTCGCCCGGAGATCTGCGACGGCGTCGACAACGACTGCAACACCACAGTGGACGACGGCACCATCGCGGGGATTGGAGCGGACTGCGCGACCGGCGAGTCGGGCGAGTGCAACCGCGGCGTGGTGGTCTGTTCGGGCCTCGCTGGGCCCACGTGCACACGACGCATGCCGCCGGCCACTTCCGAGTCCTGCAACGCTCTCGACGACGACTGCGACACGCGGGTGGACGAGGCGGTCACTGGCGTGGGCGCAGGGTGCGCGGTGCCGGCTGCGCAGGGTGTCTGCGCAGCCGGGACTCGAATCTGCGACGGGGCTGCCGGGCTGCGGTGCCAGGGGCCTCCGGCCAGCATGGAGCTGTGCTCCGCGGCGGACGAGAACTGCAACGGCAGTGCCTATGACGGGTTCGCGTGTGTTCCGGGCGCCACGGCGCCGTGCTCGCAGTGCGGCGTGGCGGGCACACAGACCTGCTCGGCTGGCTGCTCGTTCGGAAGCTGCGCGCTAGCAGCGACCACCGCTGTCCGTCGCTCGGGGACCGACCCGGTTTTCAACTTCCCGGGCTCGTGTTCGCCGACCTTCGGGTGCTATTTCGGAGAGGGCCCCTGGCAGGACGCCTACACCTCCCCGCCCCGTCGCATCTGCGACGGAATCGGACTGGGCGGCGTCCCCTATCGACACCCCAATGGGAGCGACTACTGCATCGCGGGCGGCGCGGTGGTGTTGGCCCCTGGCACCTATCGCGCCCGTGTCCGATTCAACGACCAGGGCCAATCCGCCACCAGCTTCCGACCGGTTCTGGAGGCCTGGGACGTGACCGTCGGTCCCGGCCTGGTGCGCGCGAGCGCGAGCTACTTTACTAGTTTTTCAAGCTGGAACGAGGCCGAACTGAACTTCACGCATCCCGGCACCGACTGCGGCACATACGAGTTTCGTGTCCCCTACCACGATACGTACGACTACTCGTTCCAGGTGGAGTGGATCGAGTACCAGCGGACGGGACCATGA